The sequence below is a genomic window from Gemmatimonadaceae bacterium.
GATCTCGGCTTGGACATCGACTTAGCTGGCATTGTGGGCATGATGACCAGACAAGTAGAGCCGACCGAAAAGGAGCAACGGGGACTTAGCTTGGCACGAGACAGCGGGCATATCTGGAAGGAAGATTTTGACTACGTTTTCAAGACGACGGTTCCGCGAAGGGTCGCCATAGCGGATGCTGCCGGTGAAGATGTTGCGTACTTTCTCAAAGACGCACAGAATATTTCCCTTCGGAGCTATTTCGACCCATTGTTCAAGGAAATCTGCACTGCTGTGTGGAAAGGCAATGGCCCCTAGCCCGTCCTTCTCAACGCGATGCGAGCACCCATCTACTGCATTGAACTTCGAAGTCCTCATCGGCATTGCCGCGTGAAGCCGCTGCCGCGTTGAGCACGCGGCTTGCAGGTTTCGGCGATGATCCTCTGTCGTTGCAGTTCGGGGCGGGCGGGGCGTCAGCGCGCAGCATCACATAGTCGCTCGTGCGCGTGAGCGAAGACGTCCTGGTAGGGGCAGGACGACGCCATCGCGATCTTGATGCGCCGCACGCTGGTGACGACCAACGCACCGATCTTCAGCAGCTTCAGCCGGATGGTGCCGCAGGTCGCCTTGGCCATCGCCGTGCCGGTGAGCCCGATGCGGCGCAGCGCACAGATGAGCACGTAGGCGAACGCCGCCAGCCACAGGCGCAGCTGATTGGCCTGCAGGCTCGCCGCGCTGGTGCGGCCCGCGAACATGTCGGTCTGGCATTCTTTGATGCGGTTCTCCATGTCGCCGCGCGCGCAATAGAGGTCCTCGTAGAGATAGCGTGCGTCGTCCGTCCAGTTGAGCGAGGTGACGAGGAAGCGCGGGTTGGCCTCGTCCTGCGTCCACTCGGCTTTGGCAATCACTCGGCGCGGCCACGACCAGCTCTCACGCGTCTCCCAGTCCTCCAGGATCTTGAAGCGGCGTGCGGCGTGCTTGGTGCGGCGGCTCTCGCGGCGGGCATGAGCCAGCTCGCGCCTGATCGCCTTCACCAGGCGCTCGTTCCTGGCCAGCCCGAAGATGTAGTCGACGCCGTTTTCCTCGCACCACGCCATCAGTTCCTCGCGCGCAAAGCCAGAGTCGGCACGCAGGATGATCTCGACCTCGGGCCAGCGTTCGCGGATCTGGGCAATGATGCGCGCAACCTCCTCCTTGGCGCCGTCGGCTGCATCCTTGTCGGCGGTCCTCAGCTTGGCGGCGAGCAGATGCCGGCCGGCGAAGATATAGAGCGGCAGATAGCAGTAGCAGTCGTAGTAGCCGTGGAAGTGCCGGCCCTCCTGCTCGCCGTGGATCGGATCGTGCGTGGCATCGAGGTCGATGACGAAGCGCTTCGGCGGCTCGCGATAGGCTTCAAGGCAGAGCGTCACGAACAGTGCCGCGATGGCCCCGCCATCGTGGGTGATCTTGTGATAGGCATCGGTGCCGACCTTGGCGGCGTGCTCCAGCCGGTTGAGCGTCGATTTGCCGGCAAGCGCTGCGCAGTTGGACCGTCTGGCCGTGAGCTTGCCAACCAGCACTTGAAGCACGGGGTCGTGCCGCAGCTGGTCATGGTCGTTGAGGTCCTCGTAACCGAGCGCGATGCCGAAGATGCGCTGGCCGAGCAGCGTCGGCACCGTGTGCAGCAGCGCGTCCGGATCGCGGCCATCCTGGAAGCAGTGTGCGAGCCGCGCGATGAGGTGGATCGCTCTGTTCGAGGCCCCCAGCAACAGCCCGCCGGCGTGCGAGGTGATCTGGCCGCCATCGAACGCGCCCACAACCCGGCGGCCCTCCACGGTTCCGAAATCGAACGAATCCTGGCTACAGTCTGTGTGCATCGGGGCCGATC
It includes:
- a CDS encoding IS1380 family transposase is translated as MHTDCSQDSFDFGTVEGRRVVGAFDGGQITSHAGGLLLGASNRAIHLIARLAHCFQDGRDPDALLHTVPTLLGQRIFGIALGYEDLNDHDQLRHDPVLQVLVGKLTARRSNCAALAGKSTLNRLEHAAKVGTDAYHKITHDGGAIAALFVTLCLEAYREPPKRFVIDLDATHDPIHGEQEGRHFHGYYDCYCYLPLYIFAGRHLLAAKLRTADKDAADGAKEEVARIIAQIRERWPEVEIILRADSGFAREELMAWCEENGVDYIFGLARNERLVKAIRRELAHARRESRRTKHAARRFKILEDWETRESWSWPRRVIAKAEWTQDEANPRFLVTSLNWTDDARYLYEDLYCARGDMENRIKECQTDMFAGRTSAASLQANQLRLWLAAFAYVLICALRRIGLTGTAMAKATCGTIRLKLLKIGALVVTSVRRIKIAMASSCPYQDVFAHAHERLCDAAR